A portion of the Ignavibacteriales bacterium genome contains these proteins:
- the polX gene encoding DNA polymerase/3'-5' exonuclease PolX: MDKKQIASILDAMGTLFELKGENPFKCRAFHNGARVVDALTVDIALLVESGDIRSVKGIGEGLSRVIGELVRTGSSAEYESVKASLPEGLLQMLRITGLGPKRIKILHEKLNIKTVDELKSACENHRLAKLDGFGEKTEENILKGIESLARSSDKHLYPSAKGAADRILEVISRLPEVKRCEVAGSLRRKKEIVGDIDIVVSASEKSRKKIFDVFVGHVDVQSVVARGETKSSVVLKSGINCDLRIVGDREYPFALNYFTGSKEHNVEMRSRARKYGLSLNEYAFTGIEGEKKPNVPRCKSEEGIYKALDLEYIPPELRENMGEIESAEKRALPKLIGEEDIRGTFHCHTNYSDGANSLVEMADAARKLGWSYLGIADHSKVAAYAGGLSEAKAKQQQKEIEKLNAGLKGFRLFKGTEVDILSDGSLDYPDKLLATFDYVVVAIHSKFKMTESEATKRMIKALKNKYVSCIGHPTGRLLLSRDGYPINMIEVIDAASDYGKGIEINAHPFRLDLDWRYVKYAKEKKVPIFINPDAHSTEGLNDVSYGVGIARKGWLEPKDVVNAWDLKKVTEYFKSRH, encoded by the coding sequence ATGGACAAGAAACAAATAGCTTCCATTCTCGATGCAATGGGGACACTCTTCGAACTGAAAGGAGAGAACCCTTTCAAATGCCGCGCATTTCACAACGGGGCCCGGGTTGTGGACGCGCTCACTGTCGATATCGCACTCCTTGTCGAGTCAGGTGATATTCGCTCCGTCAAAGGCATTGGTGAAGGCCTTTCGAGGGTCATTGGAGAACTGGTTCGAACTGGCTCATCAGCGGAATACGAATCTGTCAAAGCGTCCCTGCCAGAGGGTCTGTTGCAGATGCTCCGTATCACTGGCTTAGGTCCCAAACGGATCAAGATTCTCCATGAAAAACTGAACATCAAGACCGTCGATGAGTTGAAGAGCGCATGCGAGAACCATCGGCTCGCGAAACTCGATGGTTTTGGAGAGAAGACCGAGGAGAACATACTCAAGGGAATTGAGTCGCTCGCGAGGTCGAGTGACAAGCATTTGTATCCTTCTGCAAAGGGCGCTGCGGACAGGATTCTTGAAGTTATCTCCAGACTGCCCGAAGTCAAGCGATGTGAAGTCGCTGGAAGTTTGAGGAGGAAGAAAGAGATTGTCGGAGACATTGATATCGTCGTCAGTGCGTCAGAGAAAAGCCGCAAGAAGATCTTCGATGTGTTTGTCGGGCATGTGGATGTCCAGAGTGTCGTTGCACGGGGGGAAACAAAGTCGAGTGTGGTGCTGAAGTCTGGAATCAATTGCGACCTGAGAATTGTCGGAGACCGGGAGTATCCATTTGCCTTGAACTATTTTACAGGGAGCAAAGAGCACAACGTTGAGATGCGTTCGCGGGCCAGGAAATACGGGCTGAGTCTCAATGAGTATGCGTTCACGGGCATCGAGGGGGAGAAGAAGCCAAACGTCCCTCGGTGCAAGTCGGAAGAGGGAATTTATAAGGCACTCGATTTGGAGTACATTCCCCCTGAACTTCGCGAGAATATGGGGGAAATTGAATCAGCCGAAAAGAGAGCCCTGCCGAAACTGATCGGGGAAGAGGATATTCGCGGGACATTTCACTGCCACACAAACTACAGCGACGGCGCCAATTCCCTCGTAGAAATGGCTGATGCTGCCCGGAAACTCGGGTGGAGTTACCTCGGTATAGCCGACCACAGCAAGGTCGCGGCGTATGCGGGTGGATTGTCTGAAGCGAAAGCAAAGCAACAACAAAAGGAAATTGAGAAACTGAATGCGGGGCTGAAGGGCTTTCGCCTGTTCAAGGGAACAGAGGTCGACATCCTTTCCGATGGTTCTCTCGATTATCCTGACAAGCTGCTTGCCACGTTCGACTACGTTGTCGTCGCGATTCACAGCAAATTCAAGATGACGGAATCTGAAGCAACGAAGCGGATGATCAAAGCGCTCAAGAACAAATATGTGAGCTGTATTGGTCACCCAACGGGTCGATTGCTGCTGAGCCGTGACGGATATCCCATCAACATGATCGAGGTTATCGATGCGGCGTCGGATTATGGTAAGGGGATAGAGATCAATGCTCATCCCTTTCGGCTGGATCTCGACTGGCGATATGTGAAATACGCAAAAGAGAAGAAAGTCCCTATCTTCATCAATCCAGATGCGCACAGCACAGAAGGGTTGAATGATGTCTCGTACGGCGTTGGTATAGCGCGGAAGGGTTGGCTGGAGCCAAAGGACGTGGTGAACGCCTGGGACCTCAAGAAGGTCACGGAATATTTCAAGTCCCGACACTAA
- the nth gene encoding endonuclease III — MDAKESNQKLKSRAQKLAVILHKTYPDPKIALDFSTPLQLIVATILSAQCTDVRVNMVTPSLFKKYRAAKDFANAKQEELEQEIRSTGFFRNKAKSIIACCRTLVEKHDGKVPKTMEELVELGGVGRKTANCVLGGAFGINAGVVVDTHVRRVSQRLGLSSFDDPERIETDLMQLIPQDEWFVFGNMLVWHGRKICDARKPDCLNCPLRKLCPSADEFLNSRA; from the coding sequence ATGGACGCTAAAGAATCAAACCAGAAGTTGAAGAGCCGGGCACAGAAGCTCGCGGTCATTCTTCACAAAACCTACCCCGATCCGAAGATCGCCCTCGATTTCTCCACTCCGTTGCAGCTGATTGTCGCAACGATTTTGTCAGCGCAGTGCACCGATGTCCGGGTAAACATGGTTACACCGTCATTATTCAAGAAGTATCGCGCAGCGAAGGATTTTGCGAACGCGAAACAGGAGGAGCTCGAGCAGGAGATTCGTTCAACAGGCTTCTTTCGGAACAAGGCCAAGAGCATTATCGCGTGTTGCAGGACGCTTGTCGAAAAACACGATGGCAAGGTTCCCAAGACAATGGAAGAGCTCGTCGAGCTTGGAGGTGTGGGGCGGAAGACGGCGAACTGTGTCCTTGGCGGTGCCTTCGGCATCAATGCGGGCGTGGTTGTCGATACCCACGTTCGGCGGGTTTCGCAAAGGCTCGGCCTTTCGTCGTTCGACGATCCTGAAAGAATCGAAACCGATCTCATGCAGCTCATTCCACAGGATGAGTGGTTTGTGTTTGGCAACATGCTCGTGTGGCATGGACGGAAAATCTGTGACGCCCGAAAACCTGATTGTCTCAATTGCCCTCTCCGGAAGCTGTGTCCATCAGCGGACGAGTTCCTGAATTCGAGAGCGTAA
- a CDS encoding FAD-binding protein — MIPHKTLTKIRSIFGASGFFDSAEDKITYSYDGTPLLKHLPDAIVRPASTEQISSLLRLANEEGFNVVPRGSGSGLSGGSIPVENSVVVLTNHWDRILEIDENNLSVWVEPGVITAKLHTAVEALGLFYPPDPGSAAICTIGGNVAENAGGLRGLKYGVTKNYVLGMEVILPSGELIVTGGKSVKDVAGYSLKDFLIGSEGALGVITRVLLRLIPKPQASRTMLAFYGRLSDSAETVSDIIASKITPAALEFLDNTTIRSVEEYAHLGLPTTIESLLLIEVDGRTAEVEEDAAKIVAICKRHGALDIKIAAHEQEAVRLRSARKAAFSALARVRPTTILEDATVPRSEVAPMLERINRIAANHNLTFGNFGHAGDGNLHPTCLTDERDKAEIHRAELAFEEIFAEAVRFGGTITGEHGVGLAKLKFLEKAIGEPAIDMMRKIKEAIDPHAVLNPGKIFSVRPRCEGPLPTNRDQIKKFADAGAFT; from the coding sequence ATGATACCTCACAAAACGCTCACAAAGATACGATCTATCTTCGGCGCATCTGGATTTTTCGATTCGGCGGAAGATAAGATCACCTATTCGTACGACGGAACGCCGCTGCTCAAGCATCTTCCGGATGCAATTGTCAGGCCGGCAAGTACTGAACAGATCTCTAGCCTTCTCAGGCTGGCAAATGAGGAGGGTTTCAACGTAGTTCCACGCGGTTCGGGGTCCGGCCTCAGCGGGGGCTCTATTCCGGTCGAGAACTCCGTGGTGGTGCTGACCAATCATTGGGACCGTATCCTGGAAATTGACGAAAACAACCTCTCTGTGTGGGTTGAACCCGGAGTCATCACGGCGAAGCTCCACACCGCCGTCGAGGCGCTGGGATTGTTCTATCCTCCTGATCCGGGCAGTGCGGCGATTTGCACGATCGGCGGAAATGTTGCAGAAAATGCAGGCGGACTTCGCGGGTTGAAGTACGGCGTCACGAAGAACTATGTCCTCGGGATGGAAGTAATATTGCCGAGCGGCGAACTGATTGTGACGGGGGGGAAGTCGGTCAAAGACGTGGCCGGATACAGTTTGAAGGATTTCCTCATCGGTTCTGAAGGGGCACTTGGAGTCATCACCCGCGTGCTACTGCGCCTCATTCCGAAACCGCAGGCGAGCCGGACGATGCTTGCGTTCTACGGCAGGCTGAGCGATTCGGCAGAAACTGTCTCTGACATCATAGCGTCGAAGATTACGCCAGCCGCCCTTGAGTTCCTGGATAATACGACGATACGCAGTGTCGAAGAATATGCTCATCTGGGTCTTCCGACGACAATCGAATCGCTCCTTCTGATCGAAGTCGACGGCAGGACAGCCGAAGTAGAAGAGGATGCAGCGAAGATCGTCGCTATCTGTAAGCGGCACGGGGCGCTCGATATCAAGATCGCTGCACACGAACAGGAAGCCGTGAGACTCCGCAGCGCCCGCAAGGCTGCGTTCTCTGCATTGGCAAGGGTTCGACCTACGACGATCCTTGAAGATGCCACTGTGCCGCGCAGCGAGGTGGCTCCTATGCTCGAGCGGATCAACCGTATCGCAGCAAATCATAACCTGACGTTTGGAAATTTTGGTCATGCCGGAGACGGGAATCTCCATCCTACGTGCCTCACGGACGAGCGTGACAAAGCTGAGATCCATCGGGCTGAGCTTGCCTTCGAGGAGATCTTCGCTGAAGCTGTGCGATTTGGCGGTACGATCACGGGTGAGCATGGCGTCGGCTTGGCGAAGCTCAAATTCCTCGAAAAGGCGATCGGGGAGCCTGCGATCGACATGATGCGGAAGATCAAGGAAGCCATCGATCCTCATGCGGTGTTGAATCCCGGAAAGATCTTTTCAGTCAGACCCCGTTGTGAAGGTCCTTTGCCGACAAACAGAGATCAAATCAAGAAGTTTGCGGACGCCGGAGCTTTTACCTGA
- a CDS encoding DNA methyltransferase: MPTPARTYPRRHGASNHHLIDRLFDGRVSKSDLTVESLLLSGEHIRRFTAEFWTPRQRQASSLHEISYRACFKPQLPRFFIDRMTGPGDVVYDPFMGRGTTPLEAALLDRNVIATDANPLSRIFMKPRLNPPTYDAVERRLEQISVSGRSSSSLDLSMFYHPRTEKEILALRRYLARRSAARREDAIDRWIRMVATNRLTGHSRGFFSVYTLPPNQAMSAENQRRVNRNRKQKPEYRDVRELILRKTRSLLRNVTDEQMKSLANMSRRARFVTGDARSTPGIADNSIRLTVTSPPFLDTVNYAKDNWLRCWFNGMEWEEIGSRLTVVRSLDAWIAIISGVFRELYRVTSPDGVVAFEVGEIRKRNLMLDEVVVPMGIQAGFRCAGILVNQQKFTKTSNIWGVRNNRAGTNTNRIVLFHKSHSPTK, translated from the coding sequence GTGCCTACCCCAGCTCGCACATATCCACGCCGCCACGGAGCTTCGAACCATCATCTGATCGACCGCCTGTTCGACGGGAGGGTGTCGAAATCCGATCTCACTGTCGAATCGCTGTTGCTCTCCGGTGAGCACATCCGGCGGTTCACCGCCGAGTTCTGGACGCCGAGGCAGCGCCAGGCATCCTCGCTTCACGAAATCTCGTACCGGGCTTGTTTCAAACCTCAGCTGCCTCGTTTTTTCATAGACCGAATGACCGGGCCGGGTGATGTGGTGTACGATCCCTTCATGGGAAGAGGAACGACTCCTCTCGAAGCTGCACTTCTCGACCGAAATGTGATCGCAACTGATGCGAACCCTCTCAGCCGCATTTTCATGAAACCCCGGCTCAACCCTCCAACGTACGATGCCGTGGAACGTCGGCTTGAACAGATCAGCGTGAGCGGCCGAAGTTCGTCATCCCTTGATCTTTCCATGTTCTATCACCCTCGTACCGAGAAAGAAATTCTTGCCCTTCGGCGATATCTCGCGCGGCGCTCGGCGGCGCGGCGCGAGGATGCAATCGATCGCTGGATACGCATGGTCGCGACGAACAGGCTGACCGGACACTCAAGGGGGTTCTTCTCTGTCTACACACTGCCGCCGAATCAGGCGATGTCAGCCGAAAATCAGCGCCGTGTGAACCGGAACCGAAAGCAGAAACCGGAATACAGGGACGTCAGAGAGTTGATTCTCAGGAAGACGCGATCGCTGCTACGCAATGTCACTGATGAGCAGATGAAGTCTCTTGCGAACATGAGCAGGAGAGCGCGATTTGTGACGGGTGACGCTCGCAGCACTCCCGGCATCGCAGACAATTCCATACGGCTCACCGTGACTTCTCCTCCGTTTCTGGATACAGTCAACTACGCCAAGGACAACTGGTTACGGTGTTGGTTCAACGGCATGGAATGGGAAGAAATAGGCAGTCGGTTGACGGTCGTTCGATCTCTCGATGCCTGGATAGCGATCATATCGGGAGTGTTTCGAGAGTTATACAGGGTGACTTCACCTGATGGGGTGGTGGCATTTGAAGTTGGTGAGATTCGCAAGCGAAACTTGATGCTTGATGAAGTTGTTGTACCAATGGGCATTCAAGCGGGTTTTCGCTGCGCGGGCATATTGGTGAACCAGCAGAAGTTCACAAAAACCTCAAATATCTGGGGTGTTCGAAACAATCGGGCTGGCACCAATACGAACCGGATCGTGCTTTTTCACAAATCTCACTCACCAACCAAATAG
- a CDS encoding rhodanese-like domain-containing protein, protein MDNHLSEISVHHLKSRLDAGEAVLLLDVREPYEYKIANLSGHLIPLGQLQTKFVELDGAREIVVYCHHGNRSAFAVQFLKNQGFDRVLNLVGGIDQWSREIDPKIPRY, encoded by the coding sequence ATGGATAATCATTTGTCGGAGATATCGGTTCATCATCTCAAGAGCAGGCTGGATGCCGGTGAAGCGGTCCTCTTGCTCGATGTTCGCGAGCCTTATGAATACAAAATTGCCAATCTCAGCGGACATCTCATTCCACTTGGCCAGCTGCAAACGAAGTTCGTTGAACTCGATGGCGCTCGGGAGATTGTTGTCTATTGCCATCACGGCAACCGCAGCGCGTTCGCGGTGCAGTTTCTCAAAAACCAGGGGTTTGACAGGGTCTTGAATCTGGTAGGGGGGATCGATCAGTGGTCCCGCGAGATAGATCCCAAAATACCGAGGTACTGA
- a CDS encoding tyrosine phenol-lyase: MEKLKKRSWAEPFKIKTVELLKITTIEEREKALREAGFNTFLLKSQDVYIDLLTDSGTNAMSDYQWAGMMMGDEAYAGSKNFYNLEERVQQYYGYKHLVPTHQGRGAENIISKILIKPGDFIPGNMYFTTTRLHQELAGGTFVDVIIDEAHDPLNMHPFKGNVDLQKFEDLVKKVGADKVPYISVAGTVNMAGGQPVSMENMRQVRALCRKHGIRVIIDATRLIENAYFIKTRETGFENKSIAEILLEFCSYSDGCTMSGKKDLLVNIGGFLALQEHEQEVFEEARNMVVVYEGLHTYGGLAGRDMEAMARGIEEAVSEDHIRARIGQVEYVGEKLLSIGIPIVQPVGGHAIFLDAKRFLPQLKQIEFPAQTLAAALYLESGIRAMERGIVSAGRNKQTGDHYYPKLELVRLTFPRRVYTQAHCDVTAEAVEAVFENRNSVKGLKMVYEPKYLRFFQARFEKLS; encoded by the coding sequence ATGGAGAAACTGAAGAAACGATCGTGGGCTGAGCCCTTCAAGATCAAGACTGTGGAATTGTTGAAGATAACCACCATCGAGGAACGCGAAAAGGCTCTGCGAGAAGCGGGATTCAACACGTTTCTTCTCAAGTCGCAGGACGTCTACATCGACCTCTTGACAGACAGCGGCACCAATGCGATGAGCGACTATCAATGGGCAGGCATGATGATGGGCGATGAAGCGTACGCTGGCAGCAAGAATTTCTACAACCTCGAGGAGAGGGTCCAGCAATACTACGGCTACAAACACCTCGTACCGACCCACCAGGGCCGTGGCGCCGAGAATATCATCTCGAAGATCCTGATCAAACCGGGGGACTTCATCCCCGGAAATATGTACTTCACCACCACGAGATTGCATCAGGAACTTGCGGGTGGCACATTTGTCGACGTCATTATCGACGAAGCACACGATCCGTTAAATATGCACCCCTTCAAGGGAAACGTCGATCTCCAGAAGTTTGAAGACCTCGTGAAAAAGGTCGGCGCTGACAAGGTGCCCTACATTTCAGTTGCGGGAACGGTGAACATGGCCGGCGGCCAACCGGTGTCAATGGAAAACATGCGCCAGGTTCGCGCCCTGTGCAGAAAGCACGGAATTCGGGTGATCATTGATGCGACACGCCTCATCGAGAATGCGTACTTCATCAAGACGCGCGAGACAGGCTTCGAGAACAAGTCAATTGCGGAGATCCTCCTCGAGTTCTGTTCTTATTCAGATGGCTGCACTATGAGCGGCAAGAAAGATCTTCTTGTGAACATTGGCGGGTTTCTGGCGCTGCAGGAGCATGAGCAGGAAGTCTTTGAGGAAGCTCGCAATATGGTGGTAGTGTACGAGGGGTTGCATACGTATGGCGGCCTTGCGGGGCGCGACATGGAAGCGATGGCCAGGGGAATTGAAGAAGCGGTGAGTGAAGATCACATCAGGGCCCGGATCGGGCAGGTTGAATATGTGGGCGAGAAACTGTTGAGCATCGGCATTCCAATTGTTCAGCCCGTCGGAGGGCATGCGATATTTCTCGATGCGAAGAGATTTCTCCCGCAGCTCAAGCAAATCGAATTCCCGGCTCAGACTCTGGCTGCTGCGCTCTACCTGGAATCTGGTATCCGCGCAATGGAACGGGGCATTGTTTCGGCCGGCCGCAATAAGCAAACAGGAGACCATTATTACCCGAAGCTCGAACTCGTCCGTCTCACGTTCCCCCGCCGCGTGTATACGCAGGCACATTGCGACGTCACGGCGGAGGCTGTCGAGGCCGTGTTCGAGAACAGGAACAGTGTGAAGGGACTCAAGATGGTATATGAACCAAAATACTTGAGGTTCTTCCAGGCAAGATTTGAAAAGCTGAGTTGA
- a CDS encoding HDIG domain-containing protein: MNYQEALDLTHEYTKNEALRKHMYAVEAAMRAYARKLGEDEEKWAIVGILHDFDYEMYPTAPDHPLKGSEILREKGYPEDVRRAILGHATYANVPRDTKMAQVLYACDELCGFISACSVVRPNKIADLEVSSVKKKLKDKAFARNVSREDIQQGTQELGVVLEEHIQFVIDAMKGDAARLGLV; this comes from the coding sequence ATGAATTACCAGGAAGCACTCGACCTCACGCACGAGTACACGAAGAACGAAGCATTGCGGAAACACATGTACGCTGTCGAAGCAGCGATGCGGGCATATGCGCGAAAACTCGGCGAAGACGAAGAGAAGTGGGCAATAGTCGGAATCCTTCATGATTTTGACTATGAAATGTATCCCACCGCGCCGGACCATCCCCTCAAAGGATCCGAAATCCTCAGAGAGAAGGGATACCCGGAGGATGTGCGAAGGGCAATTCTGGGGCACGCAACCTATGCCAATGTGCCCAGGGATACGAAGATGGCGCAAGTCCTGTATGCGTGCGACGAGTTGTGCGGGTTCATCAGCGCATGTTCGGTGGTTCGGCCGAACAAGATCGCCGACCTCGAAGTGTCGTCTGTCAAGAAGAAGCTGAAGGACAAGGCGTTCGCCCGAAACGTGAGCAGAGAGGACATCCAGCAAGGGACGCAGGAACTTGGCGTGGTGCTGGAGGAACACATTCAGTTCGTTATCGACGCGATGAAGGGCGATGCCGCACGCCTCGGTTTGGTGTGA